One Micromonospora craniellae genomic region harbors:
- a CDS encoding 4-hydroxy-3-methylbut-2-enyl diphosphate reductase — MTESERTSGTGKRVLLAKPRGYCAGVDRAVQTVEEALKLYGAPIYVRKEIVHNKHVVRTLEGQGAIFVEENEEVPEGATVIFSAHGVAPEVHEQAKERSLKAIDATCPLVTKVHQEAKRFAAEDYDILLIGHEGHEEVIGTSGEAPDHIQLVDGPEDADGVTVRDPSKVVWLSQTTLSVDETLETVARLKKRLPLLQSPPSDDICYATSNRQHVVKEIAAECDVVIVVGSRNSSNSVRLVEVALDAGARAGHLVDFAHEIDDAWLADARTVGLTSGASVPDELVQEVLAYLAERGFGDVEEVVTANERLTFSLPQELKRDMKAAAAARS, encoded by the coding sequence GTGACTGAGAGCGAGAGGACTTCCGGGACCGGTAAGCGCGTGCTGTTGGCGAAGCCCCGTGGCTACTGCGCGGGCGTCGACCGGGCGGTGCAGACCGTCGAGGAGGCGCTCAAGCTCTACGGTGCCCCGATCTACGTCCGCAAGGAGATCGTGCACAACAAGCACGTGGTGCGGACGCTGGAGGGGCAGGGCGCGATCTTCGTCGAGGAGAACGAGGAGGTTCCGGAGGGAGCCACCGTCATCTTCTCGGCGCACGGCGTGGCGCCCGAGGTCCACGAGCAGGCGAAGGAGCGGTCGCTCAAGGCGATCGACGCGACCTGCCCGCTGGTGACCAAGGTGCACCAGGAGGCCAAGCGGTTCGCCGCCGAGGACTACGACATCCTGCTCATCGGCCATGAGGGCCACGAGGAGGTCATCGGCACCTCCGGCGAGGCCCCCGACCACATCCAGCTTGTGGACGGCCCCGAGGACGCCGACGGCGTCACGGTGCGCGACCCGAGCAAGGTCGTCTGGCTGTCGCAGACCACGCTCTCGGTCGACGAGACCCTGGAGACCGTGGCCCGGCTCAAGAAGCGGCTGCCGCTGCTCCAGTCGCCGCCCAGCGACGACATCTGCTACGCCACCAGCAACCGGCAGCACGTGGTCAAGGAGATCGCGGCCGAGTGCGACGTGGTGATCGTGGTCGGGTCGCGCAACTCATCCAACTCGGTACGGCTGGTCGAGGTGGCCCTGGACGCCGGCGCCCGCGCCGGACACCTGGTCGACTTCGCCCACGAGATCGACGACGCCTGGCTGGCCGACGCCCGCACGGTGGGCCTCACCTCCGGCGCGAGCGTGCCGGATGAGCTGGTCCAGGAGGTGCTGGCGTACCTCGCCGAGCGCGGTTTCGGCGACGTCGAGGAGGTGGTGACCGCCAACGAGCGGCTCACCTTCTCGCTGCCGCAGGAACTCAAGCGCGACATGAAGGCCGCCGCGGCGGCCCGGAGCTGA
- the xseA gene encoding exodeoxyribonuclease VII large subunit, which translates to MSTGGGTATGSGTAAGTAASTAEEPWPVRVVSQKIGAWVARLGWVWVDGQVAQISRRPGASTVFLTLRDPSADLSLTVTTNRDVLDTGAPELREGARVVLHAKPEFYAARGTLSLRADEIRQVGLGELLARLEKLKKLLAAEGLFDRSRKRRPPFLPQRIGLITGRASAAERDVLTNARRRWPAVEFRTVNVAVQGSGAVPQIVDALKVLDGDPSIDVIILARGGGGIEDLLPFSDEALCRAVFACRTPVVSAIGHETDAPLVDYVADVRASTPTDAAKRVVPDLADEVRLIGQAQHRLRRAVHNLVDRESHRIEALRSRPALARPQAMVEQRAVDLAALRQRAARCLDHRIAAADDDLRHTLARLRALSPAATLDRGYAIVQRADGHVVRAATDVAPGDPLRVRVADGELSATVNP; encoded by the coding sequence GTGAGTACGGGTGGGGGGACGGCGACGGGGAGCGGAACGGCTGCCGGCACAGCGGCCAGCACGGCGGAGGAGCCGTGGCCGGTGCGGGTGGTCAGCCAGAAGATCGGCGCCTGGGTGGCGCGTCTGGGCTGGGTCTGGGTCGACGGGCAGGTGGCGCAGATCAGCCGGCGGCCGGGCGCCAGCACCGTGTTCCTCACGCTGCGTGACCCGTCGGCCGACCTGAGCCTGACCGTCACCACCAATCGGGACGTGCTCGACACCGGCGCACCGGAGTTGCGCGAGGGTGCCCGCGTGGTGCTGCACGCCAAGCCGGAGTTCTACGCCGCCCGGGGCACGCTCAGCCTGCGCGCCGACGAGATCCGCCAGGTCGGTCTCGGCGAGTTGCTGGCCCGGCTGGAGAAGCTCAAGAAGCTGCTCGCCGCCGAGGGGCTGTTCGACCGGTCCCGCAAGCGCCGACCGCCGTTCCTGCCGCAGCGGATCGGGCTGATCACCGGCCGGGCCAGCGCCGCCGAGCGGGACGTGCTGACCAATGCCCGTCGCCGCTGGCCGGCGGTGGAGTTCCGGACGGTGAACGTGGCCGTGCAGGGTTCCGGTGCCGTGCCGCAGATCGTCGACGCGCTCAAGGTGCTGGACGGCGACCCGAGCATCGACGTGATCATCCTGGCCCGGGGCGGCGGCGGCATCGAGGACCTGCTGCCCTTCTCCGACGAGGCCCTGTGCCGGGCGGTGTTCGCCTGCCGTACGCCCGTGGTCAGCGCGATCGGCCACGAGACGGACGCGCCGTTGGTCGACTACGTGGCCGACGTCCGCGCGTCGACTCCCACCGACGCCGCCAAGCGGGTGGTGCCCGACCTGGCCGACGAGGTACGCCTGATCGGCCAGGCCCAGCACCGGCTGCGGCGCGCGGTGCACAACCTGGTCGACCGCGAGTCGCACCGGATCGAGGCCCTGCGCTCCCGACCGGCGCTGGCCCGCCCGCAGGCGATGGTGGAGCAGCGGGCCGTCGACCTGGCCGCCCTGCGCCAGCGGGCCGCGCGCTGCCTGGACCACCGCATCGCCGCCGCCGACGACGACCTGCGGCACACCCTGGCCCGGCTGCGCGCGCTCTCGCCGGCCGCCACCCTGGACCGCGGGTACGCGATCGTGCAGCGCGCCGACGGTCACGTGGTCCGCGCCGCCACCGACGTCGCGCCCGGTGACCCGCTGCGGGTACGCGTCGCCGACGGTGAGCTGTCGGCCACCGTGAACCCCTGA
- a CDS encoding exodeoxyribonuclease VII small subunit: protein MTDEKTDGSDERLSYEQARAELASVVERLEAGGTSLEESLALWERGEALAVICQRRLDGARARIDATRQESTN from the coding sequence ATGACTGACGAGAAGACCGACGGGTCGGACGAGCGGCTCAGCTACGAGCAGGCCCGCGCCGAGCTGGCGTCGGTGGTGGAGCGGCTGGAGGCCGGTGGCACGTCGCTGGAGGAGTCGCTGGCCCTGTGGGAGCGCGGCGAGGCGTTGGCCGTGATCTGCCAGCGTCGGCTCGACGGCGCCCGCGCCCGGATCGACGCCACCCGCCAGGAGTCGACGAACTGA
- a CDS encoding DUF4245 domain-containing protein — protein sequence MEPAQPADRVPADQPSTAEAAPGRSERRPRDMAVSLLVLLVPIALLIAFSRGFLGGDEPSTVDPTPTFEQARSAAAFPVTEPAGLPDGWKTVRATYRTTEDGATLRVGYLTPEGRGLQLVQSNVPPERLLPTELTGEGRPQGQADLGSGAWQRYTGRGNEQALVLLEPERTVIVVGDARDNELREMASAVD from the coding sequence GTGGAACCCGCACAGCCTGCCGACCGCGTACCCGCAGACCAGCCGTCGACGGCCGAGGCCGCGCCCGGCCGGTCCGAGCGCCGACCTCGGGACATGGCCGTCTCGCTGCTGGTGCTGCTGGTCCCGATCGCCCTGCTGATCGCCTTCTCCCGGGGCTTCCTCGGCGGGGACGAGCCGAGCACGGTCGACCCGACGCCCACCTTCGAGCAGGCGCGCTCGGCCGCCGCCTTCCCGGTGACCGAACCGGCCGGGCTGCCCGACGGCTGGAAGACTGTACGCGCGACGTACCGGACCACCGAGGACGGCGCGACCCTGCGGGTGGGCTATCTCACTCCCGAGGGCCGGGGTCTGCAACTCGTGCAGAGCAACGTGCCGCCGGAGCGGCTGCTGCCCACCGAGTTGACCGGGGAGGGACGGCCGCAGGGGCAGGCCGACCTCGGTTCCGGCGCCTGGCAGCGGTACACCGGGCGGGGCAACGAGCAGGCGTTGGTGCTGCTCGAACCGGAGCGGACCGTGATCGTGGTCGGCGACGCCCGGGACAACGAGCTGCGCGAGATGGCCAGCGCCGTCGACTGA
- the glpX gene encoding class II fructose-bisphosphatase, whose product MTTTRTRTPQNLDRNIALDLVRVTEAAAMAAGRWVGRGDKEGGDGAAVDAMRKLINSIPMKGVVVIGEGEKDNAPMLFNGEEVGDGTGPEVDVAVDPIDGTTLMSKGMPNALAVLAVAERGAMFDPSAVFYMEKLAVGPAYADVIDINAGVADNLRRIAKVKGTGLDEVTVCVLDRSRHDSLVEEIRRTGAGIRFISDGDIAGAIAAARGESDVDVLMGIGGTPEGITAACALKCMGGMMQAKLWPRDDAEREKALAAGHDLDRVLTTDDLVTGDNCFFVATGVTSGDLLRGVRYRSGGAYTQSIVMRSKSGTIRVIDSYHRLEKLALYSAVDFDGRPLDEQD is encoded by the coding sequence ATGACGACCACCAGGACGCGTACCCCACAGAACCTCGACCGCAACATCGCCCTCGACCTGGTCCGGGTGACCGAGGCTGCGGCCATGGCCGCCGGTCGCTGGGTCGGCCGGGGCGACAAGGAGGGCGGTGACGGCGCCGCCGTCGACGCCATGCGCAAGCTGATCAACTCGATCCCGATGAAGGGTGTCGTGGTGATCGGCGAGGGCGAGAAGGACAACGCCCCGATGCTCTTCAACGGTGAGGAGGTCGGTGACGGCACCGGTCCGGAGGTGGACGTCGCGGTCGACCCGATCGACGGCACCACGCTGATGAGCAAGGGCATGCCGAACGCGCTCGCGGTGCTGGCGGTCGCCGAACGGGGTGCGATGTTCGACCCGAGCGCCGTGTTCTACATGGAAAAGCTGGCGGTCGGCCCCGCGTACGCGGACGTGATCGACATCAACGCCGGGGTGGCCGACAACCTGCGCCGCATCGCCAAGGTCAAGGGCACCGGCCTCGACGAGGTGACGGTCTGCGTCCTCGACCGGTCCCGGCACGACAGTCTGGTGGAGGAGATCCGGCGTACCGGGGCGGGCATCCGGTTCATCTCCGACGGCGACATCGCCGGTGCCATCGCCGCCGCCCGGGGCGAGTCCGACGTCGACGTGCTGATGGGCATCGGCGGCACCCCGGAGGGGATCACCGCCGCCTGCGCGCTCAAGTGCATGGGCGGGATGATGCAGGCCAAGCTCTGGCCGCGGGACGACGCCGAGCGGGAGAAGGCGCTCGCCGCCGGGCACGACCTGGACCGGGTCCTCACCACCGACGACCTGGTCACCGGGGACAACTGCTTTTTCGTGGCGACCGGTGTCACCTCCGGTGACCTGCTGCGCGGCGTGCGCTACCGCTCGGGTGGGGCGTACACGCAGTCGATCGTGATGCGGTCCAAGAGCGGCACCATCCGGGTGATCGACTCGTACCACCGGTTGGAGAAGCTGGCGCTCTACTCGGCGGTGGACTTCGACGGTCGGCCGCTGGACGAGCAGGATTGA
- a CDS encoding DMT family transporter, giving the protein MSAGRRAGAVALGAVAGVAVAVQSRINGELGVRLDDGVAAALVSFGLGLLVLVVLGVATATGRRGLAALRAALGSGRLRLWQCLGGVCGAFLVFTQSATVGALGVAVFTVAVVAGQSGSSLAVDRAGVGPSGRQPVTPARLAGAVLTVAAVLLAVGDRLAEPATIGLALLPLLAGVGVAWQQAVNGRVREATRSTLTATLVNFAVGTAALLAVFTVSLAVRGVPSGDLPAEPWLYLGGPIGVAFIAVAAAVVRLTGVLLLGLATVAGQVVGAVMLDVLLPSVDTRPAASTVLGAALTLVAVVIAALGGRVGATARVRRRRGEAEVRASSSATRSGTARRGRTGGDGR; this is encoded by the coding sequence GTGTCGGCCGGTCGGCGGGCCGGCGCGGTGGCGCTGGGTGCCGTCGCCGGGGTCGCCGTCGCCGTCCAGTCCCGGATCAACGGCGAGCTGGGCGTACGACTCGACGACGGGGTCGCCGCCGCGCTGGTCTCGTTCGGCCTGGGGCTGCTGGTGCTGGTGGTCCTGGGGGTCGCCACCGCGACCGGGCGCCGGGGCCTGGCCGCGCTGCGCGCCGCGCTCGGCTCGGGCAGGCTGCGGCTCTGGCAGTGCCTCGGCGGGGTCTGCGGGGCGTTCCTCGTCTTCACCCAGAGCGCCACGGTCGGTGCGCTCGGCGTCGCCGTGTTCACCGTGGCGGTCGTCGCCGGTCAGTCCGGCAGCAGCCTGGCCGTCGACCGGGCCGGGGTCGGCCCGAGCGGGCGGCAGCCGGTGACTCCCGCCCGGCTCGCCGGTGCGGTGCTCACCGTGGCGGCGGTGCTGCTGGCCGTCGGGGACCGGCTGGCCGAGCCGGCCACCATCGGCCTGGCCCTGTTGCCGCTGCTGGCCGGGGTCGGGGTGGCCTGGCAGCAGGCGGTGAACGGGCGGGTCCGCGAGGCCACCCGGAGCACGCTGACCGCCACGCTGGTCAACTTCGCCGTCGGCACGGCGGCTCTGCTGGCCGTCTTCACGGTCAGCCTCGCCGTGCGCGGCGTGCCCTCCGGTGACCTGCCCGCCGAGCCGTGGCTCTATCTCGGTGGACCGATCGGGGTGGCCTTCATCGCGGTGGCCGCGGCGGTGGTCCGCCTCACCGGCGTACTGCTGCTCGGCCTGGCCACCGTCGCCGGCCAGGTCGTCGGCGCGGTCATGCTGGACGTGCTGCTCCCCTCGGTGGACACCCGCCCGGCCGCGAGCACGGTGCTCGGCGCGGCCCTCACCCTCGTCGCGGTGGTGATCGCCGCGCTCGGTGGGCGGGTCGGCGCGACCGCACGGGTCCGGCGGCGGCGCGGCGAAGCCGAGGTCAGGGCATCGTCATCGGCGACTCGGAGCGGTACGGCCCGTCGAGGTCGGACCGGCGGCGACGGAAGATGA
- a CDS encoding rhomboid family intramembrane serine protease: MTLQPGSGDPHRFGTDAFYASIGRAFVAMCAVVPVLFLIEGLDQWLGAGFDAAAGIIPQRIDGLDGVFFSPFLHHGFDHLYSNSIPLILLGTFVLAAGARRFLWSTLVIVLVSGLGVWFTGSPNTIVVGASGVIFGYLGILLTRGIFERSWWNFAVFLLVGLLYGGQLVGVLPTDERISWQGHLFGLLGGIVAAIIFRRRRSDLDGPYRSESPMTMP; encoded by the coding sequence GTGACCCTGCAGCCCGGAAGCGGCGACCCTCACCGGTTCGGCACCGATGCCTTCTACGCCTCCATCGGCCGAGCCTTCGTCGCCATGTGCGCGGTGGTGCCGGTCCTCTTCCTGATCGAGGGCCTCGACCAGTGGCTCGGCGCCGGCTTCGACGCCGCCGCCGGCATCATCCCGCAGCGCATCGACGGGCTGGACGGCGTCTTCTTCTCACCGTTCCTGCACCACGGCTTCGACCACCTGTACAGCAACAGCATCCCGCTGATCCTGCTCGGCACCTTCGTGCTGGCCGCGGGCGCCCGGCGGTTCCTCTGGTCGACCCTGGTGATCGTGCTGGTCAGCGGGTTGGGAGTGTGGTTCACCGGCTCGCCCAACACGATCGTGGTGGGCGCCAGCGGCGTCATCTTCGGCTATCTCGGCATCCTGCTGACCCGGGGCATCTTCGAGCGGAGTTGGTGGAACTTCGCCGTCTTCCTGCTGGTCGGTCTGCTCTACGGCGGCCAGTTGGTCGGCGTCCTGCCCACCGACGAGCGGATCTCCTGGCAGGGGCACCTGTTCGGGCTGCTCGGCGGCATCGTGGCCGCGATCATCTTCCGTCGCCGCCGGTCCGACCTCGACGGGCCGTACCGCTCCGAGTCGCCGATGACGATGCCCTGA
- a CDS encoding aggregation-promoting factor C-terminal-like domain-containing protein translates to MSRPWSRFTARATAVALLSMGVAGGFYLSEDRQSQRQGPGAQVAGSVTEIDVEYRQEPQQVSRQVRAAREQATETRKRARAAAEKARKAEEAARKKAEEERKAREEAAAARAARPYDGPIPASCAEYSGNRKVGCAMMIDAGFKIDQFPCLDKLWNKESGWNHKARNPSSGAYGIPQAYPGNKMASVGSDWQTNPVTQITWGLGYIKGRYSNPCGAWAKSQSSGYY, encoded by the coding sequence GTGAGTCGGCCATGGAGCCGGTTCACCGCCCGCGCCACAGCCGTCGCGCTGTTGAGCATGGGCGTGGCCGGCGGTTTCTACCTCAGCGAGGACCGCCAGTCTCAGCGCCAGGGCCCAGGCGCGCAGGTGGCCGGAAGTGTCACCGAGATCGACGTCGAGTACCGGCAGGAGCCGCAGCAGGTCTCCCGTCAGGTGCGCGCCGCTCGGGAACAGGCCACCGAGACCAGGAAGCGGGCCCGTGCCGCCGCCGAGAAGGCCCGCAAGGCCGAAGAGGCGGCGCGCAAGAAGGCCGAGGAGGAGCGGAAGGCCCGGGAGGAGGCTGCGGCGGCTCGTGCCGCACGGCCCTACGACGGCCCCATCCCCGCCTCGTGCGCGGAGTACAGCGGCAACCGCAAGGTCGGTTGCGCGATGATGATCGACGCAGGCTTCAAGATCGACCAGTTCCCCTGCCTCGACAAGCTGTGGAACAAGGAGAGCGGCTGGAACCACAAGGCCCGCAACCCCTCCTCCGGCGCGTACGGCATCCCGCAGGCGTACCCGGGCAACAAGATGGCCTCGGTCGGCTCCGACTGGCAGACCAACCCGGTCACCCAGATCACCTGGGGGCTCGGCTACATCAAGGGCCGGTACAGCAACCCCTGCGGCGCCTGGGCGAAGTCGCAGAGTTCGGGCTACTACTGA
- a CDS encoding PhoH family protein — protein sequence MTTRRTTAGADQTPASTATTRRTTRSRRTVAAGSADTREPRPAGQSFVLDTSVLLSDPAAFHRFAEHEVVLPLVVISELEGKRHHPELGWFARQSLRTLDELRVRHGRLDRPVPANDVGGTLRVELNHTDDGVLPPGFRNESNDARILSVALNLAAEGREVTLVSKDMPLRVKAASVGLRADEYRHGQASDPTWTGMAELELGEDDIARLYGGETIDVDDAAGLPCHTGLVLHSARGSALARVLPDKTVRLVRGDREAFGVHGRSAEQRIALDLLLDESIGIVSLGGRAGTGKSALALCAGLEAVMERRRHKKVVVFRPLYAVGGQELGYLPGSESEKMSPWAQAVFDTLGAVVHENVLEEVTSRGLLEVLPLTHIRGRSLHDAFVIVDEAQSLERGVLLTVLSRIGQGSRVVLTHDVAQRDNLRVGRHDGVTAVIEALKDHHLFAHVTLSRSERSPIAAMVTDLLEDVPQ from the coding sequence GTGACGACTCGCCGTACGACCGCCGGTGCTGACCAGACCCCGGCCTCGACTGCCACGACTCGCCGCACCACCCGCAGCCGCCGTACCGTCGCGGCCGGGTCGGCGGACACCAGGGAGCCCCGACCAGCGGGCCAATCCTTCGTCCTGGACACCTCAGTCCTGCTCAGCGACCCTGCGGCGTTCCACCGCTTCGCCGAGCACGAGGTGGTGCTGCCGCTGGTGGTGATCTCCGAGCTCGAGGGCAAACGACACCACCCCGAGTTGGGCTGGTTCGCCCGACAGTCGCTGCGCACGCTGGACGAGTTGCGGGTGCGCCACGGCCGGTTGGACCGGCCGGTGCCCGCCAACGACGTCGGCGGCACGCTGCGGGTGGAGCTGAACCACACCGACGACGGGGTGCTGCCGCCCGGCTTCCGCAACGAGTCCAATGACGCCCGGATCCTCTCCGTCGCGTTGAATCTCGCCGCCGAGGGGCGGGAGGTGACGCTGGTCAGCAAGGACATGCCGTTGCGGGTCAAGGCCGCCTCGGTCGGGCTGCGGGCCGACGAGTACCGGCACGGCCAGGCGAGCGACCCGACCTGGACCGGGATGGCGGAGCTGGAGTTGGGCGAGGACGACATCGCCCGGCTCTACGGCGGCGAGACCATCGACGTGGACGACGCCGCCGGCCTGCCCTGTCACACCGGTCTGGTGCTGCACTCCGCCCGGGGTTCGGCGCTTGCCCGCGTGCTACCCGACAAGACCGTACGGCTGGTGCGTGGCGACCGTGAGGCGTTCGGGGTGCACGGGCGCTCGGCGGAGCAGCGGATCGCCCTCGACCTGTTGCTCGACGAGTCGATCGGCATCGTCTCGCTCGGTGGTCGGGCCGGCACCGGCAAGTCCGCTCTCGCGCTCTGCGCCGGGCTGGAGGCGGTGATGGAGCGCCGCCGGCACAAGAAGGTGGTCGTCTTCCGCCCGCTGTACGCCGTCGGCGGCCAGGAGCTGGGCTACCTGCCGGGTTCGGAGTCGGAGAAGATGTCGCCCTGGGCGCAGGCGGTCTTCGACACGCTCGGTGCCGTGGTGCACGAGAACGTGCTGGAGGAGGTCACCTCCCGGGGGTTGCTCGAGGTGCTGCCGCTGACCCACATCCGGGGCCGGAGCCTGCACGACGCGTTCGTCATCGTGGACGAGGCGCAGTCGCTGGAGCGCGGCGTCCTGTTGACCGTGCTGTCCCGGATCGGCCAGGGCTCCCGCGTGGTGCTGACCCACGACGTCGCGCAGCGGGACAACCTCCGCGTCGGCCGGCACGACGGTGTCACCGCCGTGATCGAGGCGCTCAAGGATCATCACCTGTTCGCGCACGTCACGCTCAGCCGTTCGGAGCGATCTCCGATCGCCGCGATGGTGACCGACCTGCTGGAGGATGTCCCCCAATGA